The Gottschalkia purinilytica region ATTCTTGAGTCATTTTTTGTACAAATTCATTAATCATTCTATAAGATCTTTTGAAAACTACTGATGATTCATTCATATAATTTATATAATTTTCTCTTTTATATATAATTTTACTTAAGCATTTATGCATAGTATTAATTCTTTAATTATCATTTTTAAATATATTTTTCTTTTTTTATTTCTGAATAAAAAATATCTAAATCTATCCTAAAACAACTATATATTTCATAATTTTAATAACGTACTATCTTCTAGTTTATTATATTTAATAGCCATAAAAGAATTAATGAACAACCCTATTTGGCATAGTCTTCCTGCTGTAAAAAATGGACATGTCTATCTTGTTGATTATGCAAAGTGAAGTTCTAATGATGCTTTTACAAGAGAAAAATTATTAGAAGAACTTCCTAAAGTTTTGAGTAACTAATTCTAATTCTTTGAAAACTTAACTTAACTAAAAAGTATTCAATGAAATAGTAGTTTTGATTTTACATTCATGAAATAATAATATATAAGCATGTTTATCTGTATTAAAAAAACACTATTTTAAAATAGTGTTTTTCACTTATTTTCCAGTTTTAAAAACTAATTTCTTGTCCTAACTGATTAATATTAGCTATTTTAGTAGATTTATCACTCACTTTATTAATAAATTCATCACATATATAGAAATTATCTCTAAAATGCATTGGAACTAGTAGTTTAGGCTTTATTGTATTTATAAAATATTCTCCACCTAAGTAATAGAATTCATCAAGTCTTGGATCTACGGGTATAAATGCAATATCTATATCTTCTCCTATAATTTTACTAACTTCACGCTTATAGTCTTCTTCCTCTATCTTACGTTTTTCTTCAGAAAACTTTTTCCAATGCCACCAGTTTAAATCCCCAGCATGAAACAAAGTAACTTCATCTACATCAACTAAAAACGAAACTCCTTTATCTGTTGAACCATAAGCTTTAATTGCTATATCTTTTATCTTAAGTGATTCATAAGGATTAACATAATGAAAATCAAATTTATCTATAATTTCCCTTAAATCACTACTCAATATATACTCTATATTTGGATTTTCCTTCTTCCAATCAAATATATCAGGAGTATAATGATCACTATGACTATGACTCACAAAGACAAAAATACTTTTATCCGTTTTAAATATTGAATTAGAAAGTATACTATCTTCTACATTTATTTTCTCTAAATTAAGACTATCCTCATAATAGTCAAATATCAAAATATTATTTTTAGTTTCCACTAAAAAGCTACTATGTCCTAAAGGAAATATATTGGCTTTAGAATCTCTCATATTAACCTCCTATTTATTTTTTATATAGTAATCATATATTTTTATATCCTTTTTGATTATCCTTTAATAATTAATTCATCTATATAAAACTTTTATTCACATTCTTTTTTGCGTTTAACTATTAAAAATCTCTAAGTTACAATACTTTTCATTCCTTTTTCTTTTCATAACCTTCATATTTAACTTTAATTCTGCAAAATCTATAGAAAATCTTCCTTTTTTTAAGGATTCATCTAAATTAAATGTAAACTTATCTTCAAAGTTTTGCTCGATACATATAGTAAAGCTTTTTTCATTTATATTATAGACACTACTCCAAGCTGTTAAATTTTCTTGCTTCACTGTAGAGATTATATCCATACATATCTCTTCGTTTAAATAAGATGTATCCTCCATAATACTTTTTATTTTATTATAGCGAATACAGTTCGTACTACTTGTTACTGATTTATTAGTTAACAGTCTATATTCATTAGAGTTTAATTCTATATTTTCCTCATAAACTCCCTCTTCATATATTCCTACTCTATTTTTAATATCTGCAAAAAAGTATTGAACCTTAGGCCATCCATATTTTATTCTGTAGTCTATTGTAAAGCTTTTAACTATATACATTGCTTCACCTACTGTTTTTGCTCTCTCTAAGATATATCTAACCATACTTAAACTATTTATCATTAATGGAGTTGAGGTTCTATCTTCTTCTCCCTTTGTAGGAAGTGCTACAACTGCTACAAATAATCCCTCTTCGTTCATACCTTCATATGCTCTATCTTCTCCCATTTGCTCAATAAAACAACATCCTATGGTATTTACTCCATAACTTCTGTAAGATGGTACAAAACATATATTTCCTCCGTATTGAACCCAATCAAAGCTTCTTCCTATAAGTATCTTATCATTTTCAAGTTTCCCAAATATAGTACACATAACTTGTCTCCTTATCTTTTTGTTTCCAAGCACTTTCCTCAATTTTTTCATTAAGATAGTTCTCTAATTAATTTTATATCTATCACTCACTTTATTTTTTTATATCTATTAAATAGTTAAATACATTTCATATTGAGAAATCTCATCTTTTTGGAATCCAGTATGTTTTACAAATCCTTCTATACTTGCATTATTAGGAAAGCTTATACTTAAACTCTTTAAATTAAGATCATTTATAGCTTTTATAATAATATTTCTTGCAATTCCTCTATGACGATGCTGTAATTTAGACCATATAAAGAAAATTCTACCATGGACACTTATACTTAAAGCCCCTATGAGTTCAGAATCTTTATATACTCCATAATGTACTAAGTCTTCAAGCTTTTTCATATAATCTAAATCATTTTGCCAATTAATATGTATATTTTCTAATTTAGATGATAGGTCAGCAATAGTTTCAAAATTAATCTTTTGAATATCTATAGAATTATCCACTTCCCTTTTTAAGTTAAAAACATCTTTATAAGAATAATATTTTATGTCATAAATTTTATCATATCCTAAGTTTCTATAAAATTTAATTGCCCTATCGTTTCCTACGATAACTTCTAAAAACATCTGTTTACATCTATTGTCTAATGCAACCTGCTTATGTAAATCAAACAGCTTCTTACTTATACCCTTACCTCTATAATCAGGATGAACGCAAAGAGCTCCACAACGAAGAGTTTTTACTCCTTCATAATTCTTAATTCCCCCTAAAATTACACCAATAGGTTTGCTATCATCTAATGCTATAAATGAATACTCTAACTGATTTCCTTCTGTTCCAAAAAATCTCTTTAAAAAGTCATCCTCAGACATCTCAACTTTTATGATATAATCTGAAAAACCTACTTGAAAAGCCTCATATACTTTCTCAAATTCAACATTAACACAATGATTGTATGTAATCATAATTAATCTCCCTTACTAATTTTTCTTAATATTATATCTATGTAATTCTCAACTACATCATGGGTAATAGTAATCTTCATTACAGAATTCATATAGCCAATACCGTCCATTGTAGATAAAATAATATAAACCATTGATGATATATCAATATCTTTTTCAAATTCTCCACAATCAATTCCTTGTTGTAAAATTTCAGCTAAATCATCATAAAATAGTTTGTATCTTTCTTTAGCTTTATCTGACATATTAGGATTTCTAGCAAGTACAGACCAAAATTCAAAAGTAAAGCGAGACATTTTTTGTATTTTCTCTTCAAATAGACCTGTTAAAGTCCAATGAATATAATTAATTAGTTTCTCTCTATTTGACACTGTATTTGGAATATTCTTAATCAAATCACGTCTCTCTTCTAATCGATTCTTTGCAATTTCTAAAAATATTTCTTCTTTGCTATTAAAATAATAATAAATTCCACCTTTACTTACACCGGAAGCTTTAACAATATCATCAATTGATGTCTCTGAGTATCCTTTCTCGGCGAACAAATCAAAAGCATGTTGAATAATCTTTTTCTTTTTAGCTCCTGTAGATTCTTTACTTATTTTAGACATGTTACCTCCTTTAAAAACCGACTGGTCAGTTTTTTATTTTATTCTATAGTAATCAGACTTAAAATACAACGATGAATTTAACATTATTGAAACTTATTATTTTATTTAAATTTCATAAATAAAATAGAGTTTGCACAAAATATTTAGGGTATTAATAGTCTATCAAACACAATTGAAACAAACTTTTATGTATGATAGAATGTAACAAAATTAAGCTAAATTTTTCCTAAATATATTTTTAGAATGTAAAAAATCATTTAATGTACATTTTAGATATTAAATAAGAAAGGATGAATCTATATGAAAAAAGTTGTTATATATACTAAAGATTACTGTCCATATTGTAAAGCAGCATGTGAATTATTTAAAAATAAAGGCGTAGATTTTATAGAAACTGATGTAACATATAACGAAGAGGTATTTAAAGAAGTTAAGAAAAAAACTGGTTGGACAACAGTTCCTCAGATTTTTATTGAAGACGAATTTATTGGTGGATGGGATGATATAAATGCCCTAAATAAGTCTCATCAGCTAGATCCTAAAATTGGATTATAGTAAAACTATATATTTACCTATACTTAAATAAAAGAACTCTCTCTTAGTAATTTTTATAAATCTAAGAGAGAGTTCTTTTATTTGTTTTTCTATCCTTTAACTTAAAATATTTAAGTATACCTCTTTATAAGTTGCAAATATTTTGAATGTTTTCATTATTTAACTATGTCTTCTATTACTTTTATAAAATAGTTCATCTCTTCATCGTTTCCTATACTTACTCTTAAGAAGTTATCTATTCTAGGCTGATTGAAATATCTAACAAGTACATTCTTTTCTTTCAGCCTGTTAAATATATCTTCTGCTTTTATATATGGATGACTAATAAAAACAAAATTAGTTTTTGAATCTATAACATTAAATCCTATAGATTTTAATTCTTCTGATACCCTATTTCTAGTATCTATAATTTTTCTTCTTGTCTCTTGAAAATATTCTTCATCTTTAATAGCTTCTATCGCTCCAAATAAAGCTAGTGTATCAGTAGTATAAGAGTTTACTGAATTTTTAATTCTATCTAGTCCAGTTATTAGATGTTCTTGTCCTAGTGCAAATCCAACTCTAAGACCTGCTAGTGATCGTGATTTAGATAACGTTTGTATTACTAATAAATTTTCATATTTATCAATAAGTTTAACTGATGATTCTCCTCCAAAGTCAATATAGGCTTCATCAACAATTACAACCTTATCTTTATTTTTATTTAAAACTTCTTCTATAAATTCAAGAGGTACATATCTTCCTGTTGGCGCATTAGGATTTGGAAATATAATACCTCCATTTGGTATGAAAAATTTATCTATCGGCAATGAAAGGTCATTATTTAAAGATATTAAGTTATATTTTATATTAAATAAATTAGAATATACTTTATAAAAACTATACGTAATATCTGGAATTAATATAGGCTCATTAGGATTAAAAAATCCTATAAATGAAAAAGCTAATATTTCATCAGAACCATTGCCTATGAACACTTGCTCTTTCTTTAGAGAATAATAGTCAGCTATTGTATCTCTAAGTCTTTCACTAGTCGGATCTGGATAGAGTTTCAAGTTTTCATTTGCAGCATTTTGTATAGCCTTAATAACTTGTTCTGATGGAGGGTATGGATTTTCATTAGTATTTAGTTTGATATACTTTTTATCTTTAGGTTGTTCTCCAGGTATGTAAGGGTCTATTTTCTTTGTAATGTCACTCCAATATTTACTCATATATCTGCTCCTCTTATTTATATTTTTAATACTATTAGGGCTTAGCTACCATAAAAAATTTATTTAGACTAATTTTATCAAATACTATATATTTTAAATAAGTAGCTATATAAAATACCATTATAATATTTAAATATACTTATTCTCATCTTTATAAGAAACTCTTAATACATGATACTTAATTTAATCTAGTATATTGTACTATTTTTATATGTATAATCATATATTCTAAGTTAATTTTTGTAAACATATTGGTTTGTAGATCTCTTCATTAAGATTTAAAATATTATTTAATATTATCTAACTTTTCTTTTAGCTCTAATTTATTTATTATAAATATCTCTATACTATAAATGAATTTAGTGTAAATAAAAAATAATTATCTATAAAAAATAAAAAAATGCTTATTATACTAAAAAACGGTTAAATAGTATATTATAAGTTATTCTAATTTAGGTTAATTATTTTACTTTTTAATTGTAAAAAAAGAGAATGAAAAACAAATATGATGAAGAAAATAAGTAAGTTCATTAAATTAATTATTTTATAAAATATAGCTAATAAAAAACGTAATTTATAAGTAT contains the following coding sequences:
- a CDS encoding MBL fold metallo-hydrolase — its product is MRDSKANIFPLGHSSFLVETKNNILIFDYYEDSLNLEKINVEDSILSNSIFKTDKSIFVFVSHSHSDHYTPDIFDWKKENPNIEYILSSDLREIIDKFDFHYVNPYESLKIKDIAIKAYGSTDKGVSFLVDVDEVTLFHAGDLNWWHWKKFSEEKRKIEEEDYKREVSKIIGEDIDIAFIPVDPRLDEFYYLGGEYFINTIKPKLLVPMHFRDNFYICDEFINKVSDKSTKIANINQLGQEISF
- a CDS encoding GNAT family N-acetyltransferase, whose product is MITYNHCVNVEFEKVYEAFQVGFSDYIIKVEMSEDDFLKRFFGTEGNQLEYSFIALDDSKPIGVILGGIKNYEGVKTLRCGALCVHPDYRGKGISKKLFDLHKQVALDNRCKQMFLEVIVGNDRAIKFYRNLGYDKIYDIKYYSYKDVFNLKREVDNSIDIQKINFETIADLSSKLENIHINWQNDLDYMKKLEDLVHYGVYKDSELIGALSISVHGRIFFIWSKLQHRHRGIARNIIIKAINDLNLKSLSISFPNNASIEGFVKHTGFQKDEISQYEMYLTI
- a CDS encoding TetR/AcrR family transcriptional regulator → MSKISKESTGAKKKKIIQHAFDLFAEKGYSETSIDDIVKASGVSKGGIYYYFNSKEEIFLEIAKNRLEERRDLIKNIPNTVSNREKLINYIHWTLTGLFEEKIQKMSRFTFEFWSVLARNPNMSDKAKERYKLFYDDLAEILQQGIDCGEFEKDIDISSMVYIILSTMDGIGYMNSVMKITITHDVVENYIDIILRKISKGD
- a CDS encoding glutaredoxin; its protein translation is MKKVVIYTKDYCPYCKAACELFKNKGVDFIETDVTYNEEVFKEVKKKTGWTTVPQIFIEDEFIGGWDDINALNKSHQLDPKIGL
- the hisC gene encoding histidinol-phosphate transaminase, with amino-acid sequence MSKYWSDITKKIDPYIPGEQPKDKKYIKLNTNENPYPPSEQVIKAIQNAANENLKLYPDPTSERLRDTIADYYSLKKEQVFIGNGSDEILAFSFIGFFNPNEPILIPDITYSFYKVYSNLFNIKYNLISLNNDLSLPIDKFFIPNGGIIFPNPNAPTGRYVPLEFIEEVLNKNKDKVVIVDEAYIDFGGESSVKLIDKYENLLVIQTLSKSRSLAGLRVGFALGQEHLITGLDRIKNSVNSYTTDTLALFGAIEAIKDEEYFQETRRKIIDTRNRVSEELKSIGFNVIDSKTNFVFISHPYIKAEDIFNRLKEKNVLVRYFNQPRIDNFLRVSIGNDEEMNYFIKVIEDIVK